Proteins encoded together in one Telopea speciosissima isolate NSW1024214 ecotype Mountain lineage chromosome 6, Tspe_v1, whole genome shotgun sequence window:
- the LOC122664182 gene encoding uncharacterized protein LOC122664182 gives MADLHLSEEDDDGEVVDDVETLDSSSIPYWSNDFDHDDFYTSDSDLFFHQLSEFVHSDHSVHSPILTDDDGDDDIHELHQSCLQIADADGSDSDSVTDDEDQVNFVMDLFERRCVQQSHVTDSSNGSASDPFSETHINESSFGVLEAGNRDMNTDYVELGLGLGFTAHGEEDQNGGFMIAGCGGEFFVGRRGSVSESGESSTVHAAEPFVEGLRVVGIGSDSDEEEVGRLGIDVHSGYDDELDRARDDLGLTLCWDCLRLEDQRDTNEDFEWEEVNERVDEREVLSMVIDADEERSVSTDIRSEEESGEAGEESIRNLEWEVLLAVNNMERNTELEHEIESYHDTESFLADEYIYTAEYEMLFGQFTETESALKGGPPAAKSVVESLASIFLTQDDVKNSNILCAVCKDEISTEEEAKRLPCSHHYHGDCIIPWLNIRNTCPVCRFELPTDDPDYEQRRTRRAGRRLEMDSQVRHGFEIFPEQ, from the coding sequence ATGGCGGACCTTCACCTCTCTGAGGAAGACGACGATGGAGAAGTGGTAGACGACGTTGAAACCCTCGACTCTTCCTCCATCCCTTACTGGTCCAATGACTTCGATCATGACGACTTCTACACCTCCGATTCCGACCTATTCTTTCATCAGCTCTCCGAATTCGTACACTCGGATCACTCCGTTCATTCTCCGATTCTTACCGACGACGATGGAGACGACGACATTCATGAGCTGCATCAATCTTGCCTTCAGATTGCAGACGCTGATGGGTCCGACTCTGATTCCGTCACCGACGACGAAGATCAGGTAAACTTTGTTATGGATTTGTTTGAACGACGATGCGTACAGCAATCGCATGTTACTGATAGCAGTAATGGTTCTGCATCGGACCCGTTTTCCGAAACTCATATAAATGAATCGAGTTTTGGGGTTCTTGAGGCTGGGAATCGTGATATGAACACCGATTACGTGgagctagggttagggttgggtttcaCTGCACATGGTGAGGAGGATCAGAATGGTGGCTTTATGATTGCTGGGTGCGGGGGTGAGTTCTTTGTGGGAAGACGGGGTTCTGTCTCTGAATCTGGTGAGTCTTCCACGGTTCATGCTGCGGAACCGTTCGTGGAAGGCCTCCGAGTTGTTGGAATTGGATCCGATTCTGATGAGGAGGAGGTGGGAAGGTTGGGGATTGATGTGCATTCTGGTTATGACGACGAGCTGGATCGGGCACGGGACGATCTGGGCCTTACTCTTTGTTGGGATTGTCTCCGTTTGGAGGATCAGAGGGATACAAACGAAGATTTTGAGTGGGAGGAAGTCAACGAAAGGGTTGATGAGAGGGAGGTTCTAAGCATGGTCATCGATGCTGATGAGGAGAGATCGGTTTCCACGGATATCCGATCGGAAGAAGAATCAGGTGAAGCTGGGGAAGAAAGCATTAGAAATCTGGAGTGGGAAGTTCTTTTGGCCGTcaacaatatggaaaggaacaCAGAATTGGAGCATGAGATTGAATCCTATCATGATACCGAATCCTTTCTTGCTGATGAGTACATTTACACAGCAGAGTATGAGATGCTTTTTGGGCAATTCACAGAGACCGAAAGTGCACTGAAAGGAGGTCCCCCAGCTGCCAAATCAGTTGTCGAAAGTCTGGCATCGATCTTCTTAACTCAAGATGATGTAAAGAACAGTAATATCCTTTGTGCTGTTTGTAAGGATGAGATCTCCACAGAGGAAGAAGCCAAACGGCTTCCTTGTTCCCACCACTACCATGGGGATTGCATTATTCCATGGCTCAACATCCGGAATACATGCCCTGTTTGTAGGTTTGAGTTACCTACAGATGATCCTGACTATGAACAAAGGAGAACCCGAAGGGCTGGTCGTCGCCTAGAGATGGATTCTCAGGTCAGACACGGTTTTGAAATATTTCCTGAGCAGTAG